In a single window of the Coriobacteriia bacterium genome:
- a CDS encoding ABC-F family ATP-binding cassette domain-containing protein, with protein sequence MAILIGCENLSLEYPTRHVFDGVTVGVAEGDRIGIVGRNGDGKSTLLRLLANELEPSGGSVTWRRGLTVGVLGQSDALDDNAMVGNQVVGDAPTHEWASDARTREIIHALIEDIPWEARVGDLSGGQRRRVDLARLLIGDWDVLMLDEPTNHLDVRAITWLSEHLRTRWSKGQGGLLVVTHDRWFLDEVCLNMWEVHDGVLDPFEGGYSAYILQRVERDRQAAVIEERRQNLARKELAWLSRGAQARSTKPKFRVEAARALIADVPPLRNELELKRLAVSRLGKQVIELKDASELLGDKLVLDHITWAIGPGDRYGIVGENGAGKSTLLRVMDGSLAPTTGSVKIGATVKFAVLSQRLDELMAHAGETVLQVLGQCKSRYVIDGKEVTPSQLLERLGFDARQKLTRVEELSGGQKRRLQLMLILLSEPNVLILDEPGNDMDTDMLAIMEDLLDSWPGTLILVSHDRYLMERVTDHQFALMDGKIRHLPGGVDEFLKLVEERDKTRGAAVSAGMPGAAGESAPAPAAAASGLTRQEEYQLKKQLASVERKLDSARKKVEEAKAGLLTIAGADFVALGKQQEKVDAAQEVVDELEMEWLELSEKLEA encoded by the coding sequence ATGGCGATTCTGATCGGTTGCGAAAACCTGAGCCTCGAATACCCGACGCGCCACGTGTTCGACGGCGTTACCGTTGGCGTGGCGGAGGGCGATCGCATCGGCATCGTCGGCCGCAACGGCGACGGCAAGTCCACGCTGCTGCGCCTGCTCGCCAACGAACTCGAGCCCTCTGGCGGCTCCGTTACGTGGCGCCGCGGGCTCACCGTGGGCGTTTTGGGCCAGTCCGACGCCCTCGACGACAACGCCATGGTTGGCAACCAGGTGGTGGGAGACGCTCCCACTCATGAGTGGGCCTCCGACGCTCGAACGCGCGAGATCATCCACGCGCTCATCGAGGACATCCCGTGGGAGGCTCGTGTCGGTGACCTATCGGGCGGCCAGCGTCGTCGTGTCGACCTCGCCCGCCTGCTCATCGGCGACTGGGACGTCCTCATGCTCGACGAGCCGACGAACCACCTGGACGTCCGAGCCATCACGTGGCTGTCCGAGCATCTGCGCACGCGCTGGTCCAAGGGCCAGGGCGGTCTGCTCGTCGTGACGCATGACCGTTGGTTTCTCGACGAAGTCTGCCTCAATATGTGGGAGGTGCACGACGGCGTCCTCGACCCGTTTGAGGGCGGCTACTCCGCGTACATCCTGCAGCGTGTCGAGCGCGACCGCCAGGCGGCCGTCATTGAGGAGCGTCGCCAGAACCTCGCGCGCAAGGAGCTTGCGTGGTTGTCGCGCGGTGCCCAGGCACGCTCAACGAAGCCGAAGTTCCGCGTCGAGGCCGCCCGGGCGCTCATCGCCGACGTCCCCCCGCTGCGCAACGAGCTCGAGTTGAAGCGCCTTGCTGTGAGTCGCCTGGGCAAGCAGGTCATCGAGCTCAAAGACGCCAGCGAGCTGCTTGGTGACAAGCTCGTGCTCGACCACATCACGTGGGCGATCGGGCCGGGCGATCGCTATGGCATCGTCGGCGAGAACGGCGCGGGCAAGTCGACGCTGCTACGCGTCATGGACGGAAGCCTGGCCCCGACGACTGGCAGTGTGAAGATCGGCGCGACCGTGAAGTTCGCCGTGCTGTCGCAGCGCCTCGACGAGCTCATGGCCCATGCGGGCGAGACGGTGCTCCAGGTGCTCGGCCAGTGCAAGTCGCGCTATGTCATCGACGGTAAGGAAGTCACGCCGAGCCAGCTCTTGGAACGCCTGGGCTTTGACGCTCGTCAGAAGCTGACGCGCGTCGAGGAGCTCTCTGGCGGCCAGAAGCGTCGCCTGCAGCTCATGCTCATCCTGCTGAGCGAGCCCAACGTGCTTATCCTGGACGAGCCGGGCAACGACATGGACACGGACATGCTCGCCATCATGGAGGACCTGCTCGACTCGTGGCCTGGTACGCTCATCCTCGTGAGCCACGACCGCTACCTGATGGAGCGCGTGACCGACCACCAGTTTGCGCTCATGGACGGCAAGATCCGCCACCTGCCTGGTGGTGTTGACGAGTTCCTGAAGCTCGTGGAGGAGCGTGACAAGACTCGTGGCGCCGCTGTGTCTGCCGGTATGCCCGGCGCGGCAGGGGAGAGCGCTCCTGCGCCCGCGGCTGCGGCGAGTGGCCTTACGCGTCAGGAGGAGTACCAGCTCAAGAAGCAGCTCGCCTCTGTGGAGCGCAAGCTCGACAGCGCGCGCAAGAAGGTTGAGGAGGCCAAGGCGGGGCTGCTGACGATCGCGGGTGCCGACTTCGTGGCGCTGGGCAAGCAGCAGGAGAAGGTCGACGCCGCGCAGGAGGTTGTCGACGAGCTCGAGATGGAGTGGCTGGAGCTCAGCGAGAAGCTCGAGGCGTGA
- a CDS encoding RNA polymerase sigma factor produces MRDDETIERAISEHGDVVWRVCRMRLGQRADAQDAFQETFLAYATHDEVPFADANHERAWLIRVATNACIDLLRSPTHTMASLDDAFVEIPTDEPADDPGSALWEVSDALATLPAEQRQALYLTVGEGYPATEVAEMMGAPANTVYSWVARAKQKLREVLG; encoded by the coding sequence ATGCGAGACGACGAGACGATAGAGCGCGCCATCAGCGAGCACGGCGATGTCGTGTGGCGCGTCTGTCGCATGCGTCTCGGGCAGCGCGCAGATGCGCAAGACGCTTTCCAAGAGACGTTTCTCGCCTACGCCACGCATGATGAGGTGCCGTTTGCCGACGCAAACCACGAGCGCGCCTGGCTCATCCGCGTCGCCACAAACGCCTGCATCGACCTGCTGCGCTCCCCCACCCACACCATGGCAAGCCTCGACGACGCGTTTGTCGAGATCCCCACAGACGAGCCAGCGGACGATCCCGGCAGCGCCCTGTGGGAGGTCTCCGACGCGCTCGCCACACTCCCGGCGGAGCAACGGCAGGCGCTCTACCTCACTGTCGGCGAGGGCTATCCCGCCACCGAAGTCGCCGAGATGATGGGCGCGCCCGCCAATACCGTCTACTCGTGGGTCGCACGCGCAAAGCAAAAGCTGAGGGAGGTCCTGGGATGA
- a CDS encoding EamA family transporter: MQNVNATPSSAVRGEGLGLGILMTILGGVGWGFSGACAQFLFSNYGVDPRWVVCVRLLGAGLIFLVVAILTDRAHLRAAVTSPRAMLRMAGYSLGGLSLCMVCYLNAINASNAGTATVLQALNLLIILVVTCVQLRRRPTKKETIGVGLALCGTFLIATHGQLGSLALTPLGLAWGLATAVSAALYTLLPAKLLHEFGSVVTTGLAMLVGAAFTWPLFQPWDIMPTLDTGGWLAVAGIILVGTVASYFLFLTGVRKIGSMLAGLFASTEPITAGVLSFVWLGTTFAPVDLVGMGLIVAMMFLMV; the protein is encoded by the coding sequence ATGCAGAACGTTAACGCCACGCCGTCGTCGGCGGTGCGCGGCGAGGGGCTGGGCCTCGGCATCCTCATGACGATCCTCGGAGGTGTGGGCTGGGGTTTCTCCGGCGCTTGTGCACAGTTCCTTTTCTCTAACTATGGCGTTGACCCTCGCTGGGTCGTCTGCGTGCGTCTGCTGGGGGCCGGCCTCATCTTCCTGGTCGTCGCCATCCTGACCGACCGCGCGCACCTGCGTGCTGCCGTCACGTCGCCTCGGGCCATGCTGCGCATGGCGGGCTACTCGCTCGGCGGCCTGTCGCTGTGCATGGTGTGCTACCTCAACGCGATTAACGCTTCCAACGCGGGCACGGCAACAGTGCTGCAGGCGCTCAACCTGCTCATCATCCTCGTGGTGACCTGTGTGCAGCTCAGGCGTCGGCCCACGAAGAAGGAGACCATCGGCGTGGGCCTGGCGCTGTGCGGGACGTTCCTCATCGCGACGCACGGCCAGCTCGGGTCGTTGGCGCTGACGCCGCTCGGCCTTGCCTGGGGTCTGGCGACGGCCGTCTCGGCGGCCCTCTACACGCTGCTGCCTGCCAAGTTGCTCCACGAGTTCGGCAGCGTCGTGACGACGGGCCTCGCCATGCTCGTCGGCGCGGCGTTCACGTGGCCGCTGTTCCAGCCCTGGGACATCATGCCGACGCTCGACACCGGGGGCTGGCTCGCCGTCGCGGGCATCATTCTGGTGGGCACCGTGGCGTCGTACTTCCTGTTCCTGACGGGCGTGCGCAAAATCGGCTCCATGCTGGCGGGCCTGTTCGCGTCGACGGAGCCCATCACGGCGGGCGTTCTGTCGTTCGTCTGGCTCGGCACGACGTTTGCGCCCGTTGACCTCGTGGGCATGGGGCTCATCGTCGCGATGATGTTCCTGATGGTGTAG